From Vicinamibacteria bacterium:
CTTGGCGGTTCCCGCCGTGGAGGGTGAGAGCTTGCGCACGGCGCGGCTCACCCTCGAGCAGGCCCAGGTCCCCATCGCGCGGGTCATCGAAGTCAACGACCCCCAGGGGGAAGGTACGATTCTCGTCCAGCACCCCCCGGCGGGGGAGGCCGATGCCATGGGGGAGGGCATCTCCCTGCTCGTGAGCCGCGGTCCCGCGGGAGCCGATTACTTGATGCCCGACCTCATCGGCCGCAAGGCGGAGGACGTCCTGGAGGGGATGCGTGCGGCCGGCCTGAAGGTCGCCGAGGTGCGGTACCGGACGTACCCCGGCGTGGCCCCCGGCATCGTGCTCCGCCAGTCCCCCCCCGCCGGCCACCGGGTCAGCTCCCGCAGCTCCGTGAGCCTCGACATCAGCAAGGCCACGCCGTGATCCTCGCTCCCTCCATTCTCTCCGCGGATTTCGGCCGGCTTGCTGAGGAGGTGGCGCGGGCCGAGCAGGGGGGGGCCGGCCTGGTCCACGTGGACGTCATGGACGGTCACTTCGTCCCCAAT
This genomic window contains:
- a CDS encoding PASTA domain-containing protein, with the translated sequence MTIQRFAVLLVKNGLLFLALVAALSASALLTMRAVLTSQDVVVPSLVARRIPEAGILAARRGLSIRVEGKRNDLRVPADHILAQEPVAGAALKAHRSIRVWLSLGPRRLAVPAVEGESLRTARLTLEQAQVPIARVIEVNDPQGEGTILVQHPPAGEADAMGEGISLLVSRGPAGADYLMPDLIGRKAEDVLEGMRAAGLKVAEVRYRTYPGVAPGIVLRQSPPAGHRVSSRSSVSLDISKATP